GGTGGTCGGTGCGAACGCGTTCGCGCACGCGTCGGGCATCCACCAGGACGGCGTGCTTAAGGCGCGCGACACCTACGAAATCATGCGCGCGGAAGACGTGGGCTGGAGCGCGAACAAGATCGTGCTCGGCAAGCTGTCCGGCCGCAACGCGTTCAAGCAGCGCCTCGAAGAACTGGGCGTGACGCTTCAATCGGAAGCGGACGTGAACGCCGCGTTCGCGCGCTTCAAGGATCTCGCGGATCGCAAAGCGGAAATCTTCGACGAAGACATCATGCAGATTGTCTCCGAAGAATCGCCGGAAGCGCAGGCGAAAGAGCATTTCCGCTTCGTCTCGATGAAGCAGCACTCGGAGACCGGCGAGCAACCGCAGGCGCGCGTGGTCTTTGCCGTGGACGGCGCCGAAATGACGGGCGAAGCACGCGGCAACGGCCCCGTCGATGCGACGCTGCACGCGATCGAATCGAAGGTGGAAAGCGGCGCGGAACTCGTGCTGTACTCGGTCAACGCGATCACGACCGGCACGCAGGCGCAGGGCGAAGTGACAGTGCGTCTCTCGAAGAGCGGGCGTATCGTGAACGGCGTCGGCACGGACCCGGATATCGTCGCGGCGTCGGCCAAGGCGTATATCGCCGCGCTCAACAAGCTGCATTCGAAGGTCGAGAAGCTCAATCCGCAGCTTTGATCGGCAGGCCGTCGCGCAAGACGCAAAAAAGCCCTCCTTGGAGGGCTTTTTTGCGTTTTCGACTCGTCAGAACAGATTGCGCTGATCGGGATCGTGCAGCGGATCGGGCGACTTCTGCATCAGGCGCAGAACGCCCTGATCGTCGAAATAGAAGCTGTACATCATGTACCAGAAGTTCGCCTCCATGTAGCGATACGTCCATACTTCCCGCTTCATCAGCGGGTAATACGAGGTTTCCACCGGCCGCCCGAAGTTCACGAGCACGTCTTTCTTGGTCCACGTGCCGATTTGCGCCTTGTAGAACTCGTTCTCGTCGAGCACCTGCCGCACGCTGACGATCTTGCCCGAGGCGTCGATGTCAGCGGCGGTCGTGAATTCGCCGAGCGGCTGCGTCGGCCACATCAGCCGCTTGCCGCCATTCGGCAAGTCGTAGATTTCGCGCGGCGGACCGAGGCGGGCGGTGATCGTCGAGGCATCCGCGCCTGCCTGATAGTTTTGCCACGGCTGCGCGCAGCCTGCGAGCAGCAACGCCGTCGCCGCGCAGGCCAGCGCGCTACGCAGACGGTCGAGTGAATGCAACATTGAAGCCTCCACGTACGTGTTCCTCGCGCCAGGCGAGAGTCTTTTTCGCTTTCCTCGATTTTGACACGCGGCGCACGAACCATGCTCTCCATGGCTTGCATCGCGCACACGCCGCGGCCTATGATCCGCGCTTTCATCTTTCGGAATGAGCGATGGCAAGCCCGTGTTATTCGAAGCCGCGCGCGCGGTGGCTGCGCGTCGCGTTGACGTGCGTGGCGTTGGCGTGTGCCGTGAAGGCAGGCGCCGCCGATCTCGCGCCTATCAAGCTCGCGATGATCGAAGGCATGTCCGGTCCGTTCGCCAACGCGGGCGCGGCAGTCGAGCGGAATCTGCGCTTCGGCGTCGAGCGGGTGAATGCGCGGGGCGGCGTCAAGCTCGCCGACGGCGCGCATCCGCTGGAATTCGTCGTGCTCGACGGCAAGGGCAGCAGCGAGGCGAGTCTCGTGCAGCTGCGCGCGGCCATCGACGAGAAGATCGGTTTCGTCATGCAGGGCAATAGCTCGGCGGTGGCGGCGGCCCTCGTCGCGGCCATCGACAAGCAGAACGAGCGAGAGCCGGAGCATCGCGTGCTGTTCCTGAACTATTCCGCCGACGATCCCGCGCTCACCAACGACGCGTGCAGCTTCTGGCACTTCCGCTTCGACGCGCACGCGGGCATGAGAATGGATGCGCTCGCCGATGCCCTTCAACGCGACCGCGCCGTGAAGAAGGTCTACCTGCTGAATCAGGACTACAGCTTCGGCCACGACGTGAGCCGCGAGGCGCGGCGCGCGTTGCAGGCGAAGCGGTCCGACATCGCGATCACGGGCGACGAGTTTCATCCGATCGGCCGCGTGAAGGACTTCGCGCCTTATATCGCGAAGATTCGCGCGAGCGGTGCGGATGCCGTCATCACCGGCAACTGGGGCAACGACCTGACGCTGCTCGTGAAGGCGGCGCGCGAGCAGGGCCTCGGCGCGAAGTTCTACACGTTCTACGGCAACAGTCTGGGCGCGCCCGCCGCGCTCGGCGATGCCGGCGTGAAGCGCGTGATCGCGGTCGCCGACTGGCATCCGAACGCGGGCGGCGCGGCTTCGGACGCCTATTACCGCGCGTTTCGCGCCCGCTATCCCGCCGCCTCCGACGACTACCTCGTGCTGCGCATGCCGCTCATGATCGACATGCTCGCCACCGCGATGACGCGGGCCGGCAGCGCGGACCCGCTCGCCGTGGCGCGCGCGCTCGAAGGCATGACGTTCGATGGCGCGGGCTTTCATCCATCGACGATGCGCGCGTCGGATCATCAGCTGATCCAGCCGCTCTACGTGATGGAGATGGACAAGGCGGGCACGCCGGGCGCGCGGTTCGACAACGAAGGTTCCGGCTACGGGTTCCGCACGCTGCTGTCGGTGCCCGCCGCGGACACCGCGCCTCCGACCACGTGCAAAATGGCGCGCCCGTCGCGTTGAGCGCGAAGGGGCGGTCCGCTCTGCGAAGAGCGGTGTGCTATACTCTGCGCTTCGTTTTTGGCTGGAAGCGGTGTTCGCAACGCGCGCAAATGTCGAAAACGAAGTGAATCGGGCCTGACTCGTCGAGTCCGGCCTTGTCGATGCAAACCACGGCACGGCCTTTCTTCCGTGACCGCCTGTCTGTTTCAAAGGAAAAGCAAATGTCCGTAGCAGAAATCAAGAAGTCCGACGTCGTCGCTGAATACGCGCGCGGCGCCAACGATACCGGCTCCCCCGAAGTGCAAGTCGCACTGCTCACCAGCCGCATCAACGAACTGACCATCCACTTCAAGGCCCACACGAAGGATCACCACAGCCGCCGCGGTCTGCTGCGCATGGTCAGCCGTCGTCGCAAGCTGCTCGACTATCTGAAGGGCAAGGATGCGGATCGTTACCGCTCGCTGATCGAAAAGCTGGGTCTGCGCAAGTAATTGGCCCCTGACGTGGCTTCGCGGCCAGTGTTCTAACGAAGTGCCTGTGTCAGTTCGCTGATGCAGGCATTTTGTTTTTGCGCGATCCGCTCGCGAAGTGGTGCCGGATCGGTTTATCGGTCGGCACGTCGTACTTAGTCGTTCTCGGCAGTCATTCGCTTTACCCGACACTCGGTCCAGCCTCGCGGCAGAGCTTTGTGTCATTCCAGCGCGGCCCCGCGGCTTGTTCGCGCGCCGCACTGGAATGGCATAACACACCTCCCACGCGCGGCCCGGGACCGCCCCGCCCAGCGCCGCAGAGACAGCGTGACGCGCTCGACCGAAGGCGCGGCGCAACATAGAAGGAGTCGCAATGTTTAATAAAATCGTCAAAGAGTTCAAGTGGGGACAACACAACGTCCGCCTGGAAACGGGTGAAATCGCGCGTCAGGCAAGCGGCGCGGTGATCGTCGACGTCGAAGACACCGTGGTGCTCGCGACCGTCGTCGGCGCCAAGACGGCGAAGCCGGGTCAGGACTTCTTCCCGCTGACCGTCGACTATCTGGAAAAGACCTACGCCGCCGGCAAGATT
This Caballeronia sp. LZ062 DNA region includes the following protein-coding sequences:
- a CDS encoding branched-chain amino acid ABC transporter substrate-binding protein — encoded protein: MASPCYSKPRARWLRVALTCVALACAVKAGAADLAPIKLAMIEGMSGPFANAGAAVERNLRFGVERVNARGGVKLADGAHPLEFVVLDGKGSSEASLVQLRAAIDEKIGFVMQGNSSAVAAALVAAIDKQNEREPEHRVLFLNYSADDPALTNDACSFWHFRFDAHAGMRMDALADALQRDRAVKKVYLLNQDYSFGHDVSREARRALQAKRSDIAITGDEFHPIGRVKDFAPYIAKIRASGADAVITGNWGNDLTLLVKAAREQGLGAKFYTFYGNSLGAPAALGDAGVKRVIAVADWHPNAGGAASDAYYRAFRARYPAASDDYLVLRMPLMIDMLATAMTRAGSADPLAVARALEGMTFDGAGFHPSTMRASDHQLIQPLYVMEMDKAGTPGARFDNEGSGYGFRTLLSVPAADTAPPTTCKMARPSR
- the rpsO gene encoding 30S ribosomal protein S15 is translated as MSVAEIKKSDVVAEYARGANDTGSPEVQVALLTSRINELTIHFKAHTKDHHSRRGLLRMVSRRRKLLDYLKGKDADRYRSLIEKLGLRK